A genomic segment from Pseudorca crassidens isolate mPseCra1 chromosome 6, mPseCra1.hap1, whole genome shotgun sequence encodes:
- the GCG gene encoding pro-glucagon isoform X1: MKSIYFVAGLLVMLVQGSWQRSLQDTEEKSRSFPAPQTDPLNDPDQMSEDKRHSQGTFTSDYSKYLDSRRAQDFVQWLMNTKRNKNNIAKRHDEFERHAEGTFTSDVSSYLEGQAAKEFIAWLVKGRGRRDFPEEVTIVEELRRRHADGSFSDEMNTVLDNLATRDFINWLLQTKITDRK; the protein is encoded by the exons atgaaaagcatttaCTTTGTGGCTGGATTGCTTGTAATGCTGGTCCAAGGCAGCTGGCAACGTTCCCTTCAGGACACAGAGGAGAAATCCAG ATCATTCCCAGCTCCCCAGACCGACCCGCTCAATGACCCAGATCAGATGAGTGAAGACAAGCGCCACTCGCAGGGCACGTTCACCAGTGACTACAGCAAGTATCTGGACTCCAGGCGCGCCCAGGATTTTGTGCAGTGGTTGATGAACACCAAGAGGAATAA GAATAACATTGCCAAACGTCACGATGAATTTGAGAGACATGCTGAAGGGACCTTTACCAGTGATGTAAGTTCTTATCTGGAAGGCCAAGCCGCCAAGGAATTCATTGCTTGGCTGGTGAAAGGCCGAGGAAGGCGAGA TTTCCCAGAAGAAGTCACCATTGTTGAAGAACTCCGCCGCAGACACGCCGATGGCTCTTTCTCTGATGAGATGAACACAGTTCTCGATAATCTTGCCACTCGAGACTTTATAAACTGGTTGCTTCAGACAAAAATTACTGACAG gaAGTAA
- the GCG gene encoding pro-glucagon isoform X2, whose product MKSIYFVAGLLVMLVQGSWQRSLQDTEEKSRSFPAPQTDPLNDPDQMSEDKRHSQGTFTSDYSKYLDSRRAQDFVQWLMNTKRNKNNIAKRHDEFERHAEGTFTSDVSSYLEGQAAKEFIAWLVKGRGRRDFPEEVTIVEELRRRHADGSFSDEMNTVLDNLATRDFINWLLQTKITDR is encoded by the exons atgaaaagcatttaCTTTGTGGCTGGATTGCTTGTAATGCTGGTCCAAGGCAGCTGGCAACGTTCCCTTCAGGACACAGAGGAGAAATCCAG ATCATTCCCAGCTCCCCAGACCGACCCGCTCAATGACCCAGATCAGATGAGTGAAGACAAGCGCCACTCGCAGGGCACGTTCACCAGTGACTACAGCAAGTATCTGGACTCCAGGCGCGCCCAGGATTTTGTGCAGTGGTTGATGAACACCAAGAGGAATAA GAATAACATTGCCAAACGTCACGATGAATTTGAGAGACATGCTGAAGGGACCTTTACCAGTGATGTAAGTTCTTATCTGGAAGGCCAAGCCGCCAAGGAATTCATTGCTTGGCTGGTGAAAGGCCGAGGAAGGCGAGA TTTCCCAGAAGAAGTCACCATTGTTGAAGAACTCCGCCGCAGACACGCCGATGGCTCTTTCTCTGATGAGATGAACACAGTTCTCGATAATCTTGCCACTCGAGACTTTATAAACTGGTTGCTTCAGACAAAAATTACTGACAGgtga